The following proteins are encoded in a genomic region of Planctomycetaceae bacterium:
- a CDS encoding substrate-binding domain-containing protein: MSSRNRQSLRRLAVILAAVACLATAAELLRSPLTRYSNDGTQLVVYCAHDAVFAESVIRRFESETGISVDVRFDEEANKSLGLTSLLLAEKDHPRCDVFWNNQTLGTIRLQQAGVLATYKGAGHERVPAAYRDPAGCWTGFAARMRVVIVNTDRIDVGSKNSLAAARGADLIGGDSVPEALRQADDLIREHLQAGSLDRVAIAQPMFGTTLTHYSVLAAEWGIDKLKSWHHSLHSRGIREARGNAAVRDLVAAGICDLGFTDTDDAFSAIDSGQPVTMLPVRLDDGRTIVMPNSVAMIKGCPHPEAAARFIEFLLSEATELALANSPARQIPLGKVDESRLPAEVRSLRKWAAEGVSLKAAAEVNQAVLDWLTSEYTPR, translated from the coding sequence ATGTCGTCAAGAAATCGCCAGTCACTTCGCAGGCTTGCCGTTATTCTGGCGGCGGTCGCGTGTCTCGCGACGGCTGCCGAACTGCTGCGGTCGCCCTTAACGCGATATTCGAATGATGGAACGCAACTGGTCGTCTACTGCGCTCACGACGCCGTTTTTGCCGAAAGCGTCATCCGCCGGTTTGAATCCGAAACCGGGATTTCCGTCGACGTGCGGTTCGACGAAGAAGCCAACAAGTCGCTGGGCCTGACAAGTCTGCTGCTGGCGGAAAAAGACCATCCTCGCTGTGATGTCTTCTGGAACAATCAGACGCTGGGGACCATCCGCCTGCAGCAGGCGGGCGTGCTGGCCACGTACAAAGGCGCAGGCCATGAACGCGTTCCCGCCGCGTATCGAGATCCCGCCGGTTGCTGGACCGGCTTCGCTGCGCGGATGCGCGTGGTCATCGTGAATACTGACAGAATCGACGTCGGCAGCAAAAACTCGCTTGCGGCCGCGCGCGGTGCGGATCTGATCGGCGGCGATTCTGTGCCGGAAGCTCTCCGTCAGGCGGACGACCTGATTCGTGAACACCTTCAGGCCGGGTCGCTTGATCGAGTGGCGATTGCTCAGCCGATGTTCGGCACAACACTGACTCACTATTCCGTTCTTGCGGCAGAATGGGGCATCGACAAGCTGAAGTCCTGGCATCATTCACTGCACAGTCGGGGGATTCGCGAAGCGCGAGGCAATGCGGCCGTGCGTGATCTGGTGGCGGCAGGAATCTGCGACCTGGGGTTCACCGACACCGACGATGCGTTTTCCGCGATTGACAGCGGGCAGCCCGTCACAATGCTGCCCGTCCGGCTTGATGACGGAAGAACGATTGTCATGCCCAACAGCGTCGCGATGATCAAAGGCTGCCCGCATCCCGAAGCTGCGGCCCGGTTCATCGAATTCCTGTTAAGCGAAGCAACGGAACTGGCGTTGGCGAATTCCCCTGCCAGGCAGATTCCGCTCGGAAAAGTCGACGAATCCCGGCTTCCCGCGGAAGTTCGCAGCCTGCGGAAATGGGCGGCGGAGGGAGTGTCCCTCAAAGCGGCCGCGGAAGTGAATCAGGCCGTGCTGGACTGGCTGACGTCGGAGTACACCCCGCGATGA
- a CDS encoding acyl-CoA desaturase: MTATALSSPANAPRTTSGDLPVKFAHCDGFLPALRQRVDAYFEQNHISKRDCPAMYVKSATILVWAVVSYVGLVWFAATWWQALLLAISLGVAMAAVGFNIQHDGGHNAYSRFPLVNRFMSMTLDVLGGSSYLWKTTHNIIHHSYTNVTGVDGDIDLGFLGRISPHQKRYGFHRFQHFYLWLLYGFITFKWQFRDDIVGVATGRIGHVRINRPKGRELLIYVVGKVIFLSLAFVIPMMFHPVLTVLAWFCIASYFQGVLLSVVFQLAHCVEEADFPMPEESTGRLENAWAVHQVRTTVDWARRNRFMTWLSGGLNYQIEHHLFPQICHIHYPAMAKIVEDTSVEHGIEYHVHQTFLGGLKAHYRWLKRMGQPDPATAA; the protein is encoded by the coding sequence ATGACTGCAACTGCCTTGTCCTCACCGGCGAACGCGCCTCGCACGACCTCCGGCGATCTACCCGTGAAGTTCGCCCACTGCGATGGGTTTCTGCCTGCGCTGCGGCAGCGAGTCGACGCGTACTTCGAACAGAACCACATTTCCAAACGTGACTGCCCGGCAATGTACGTCAAATCGGCGACGATTCTGGTCTGGGCGGTGGTCTCGTACGTCGGTCTGGTCTGGTTCGCTGCGACATGGTGGCAGGCTTTGCTGCTGGCGATTTCCCTGGGAGTCGCCATGGCAGCGGTGGGCTTCAACATCCAGCACGACGGCGGCCACAACGCGTACTCGCGATTTCCGCTGGTCAATCGATTCATGTCAATGACGCTGGATGTTCTGGGCGGCAGTTCGTACCTGTGGAAAACAACTCACAACATCATTCACCACTCGTATACCAACGTCACCGGAGTCGACGGCGATATTGACCTGGGATTCCTCGGACGCATTTCGCCGCACCAGAAGCGATACGGTTTTCATCGTTTTCAGCATTTCTATCTGTGGCTGCTGTATGGTTTCATCACGTTCAAATGGCAGTTTCGCGATGACATCGTGGGTGTCGCCACCGGCCGGATTGGCCACGTTCGCATCAATCGCCCGAAGGGTCGCGAACTGCTGATTTATGTTGTCGGCAAAGTCATTTTTCTGTCGCTGGCGTTCGTGATTCCGATGATGTTTCACCCGGTACTGACGGTGCTGGCGTGGTTCTGTATCGCATCGTATTTTCAGGGTGTGTTGCTAAGCGTTGTGTTTCAACTGGCCCACTGTGTTGAAGAAGCCGACTTTCCGATGCCCGAAGAATCCACGGGGCGTCTGGAAAACGCCTGGGCCGTTCATCAGGTCCGTACAACCGTCGACTGGGCTCGCAGGAACCGTTTCATGACATGGCTTTCCGGCGGGCTGAATTACCAGATTGAACACCATCTGTTTCCGCAGATCTGCCACATTCACTACCCGGCGATGGCAAAGATCGTCGAAGACACGTCAGTTGAACACGGGATCGAATACCACGTGCACCAGACATTTCTGGGCGGGCTGAAGGCTCACTACCGCTGGCTGAAACGAATGGGACAGCCGGACCCCGCGACCGCCGCCTGA
- a CDS encoding serine hydrolase domain-containing protein, which produces MTSTSATSMSEVLNRICSESRCPFVDVDAGSAAGTSVTFQFTERSKVDLPAARLPQRRYLVASITKPIVATAFLKLVAEGRVSLTERIGEHLPMFRSGSLRRITFRHLLTHTSGLPDMLPNNAELRAAHATLKEFIMHAAGCEPDFVTGSDCRYSSVGFLLLGAAIEQLSAQTLPDYLRENLFEPLHMSDSWQGIPAEQDDAIAASILPCDLPEWQPDADDWGWNSRYWRTLGAPWGGLISTAEDLSRFARMMLREGTGDDGIQVLPPIAVRAAMREQTRFCDEVPEATRNDRPWGYGWRMQWANHRASFGDFVSPETAGHWGATGTLLWIDPTTDNYAVILTTTPYEQSCPWIQRISNVIAARGHDQS; this is translated from the coding sequence ATGACATCAACATCCGCAACATCCATGTCCGAGGTCCTGAACCGAATCTGTTCGGAATCGCGTTGTCCCTTCGTGGACGTCGATGCCGGCAGCGCCGCCGGAACGTCTGTGACGTTTCAATTCACGGAGCGAAGCAAAGTGGATCTGCCGGCCGCGCGACTGCCGCAACGGCGCTATCTGGTAGCGTCGATCACGAAGCCGATTGTGGCGACGGCGTTTCTGAAACTCGTAGCGGAGGGCCGCGTGAGTCTGACGGAGCGCATCGGAGAGCACCTGCCGATGTTCCGCAGCGGCAGCCTGCGCCGGATCACGTTTCGTCACCTGCTGACTCACACGTCCGGGCTGCCGGACATGCTGCCGAACAACGCGGAACTGCGAGCGGCTCACGCCACGCTGAAGGAATTCATCATGCACGCCGCAGGCTGCGAGCCGGACTTCGTCACCGGCTCCGACTGCCGTTACTCCAGCGTGGGATTTCTGCTGCTGGGGGCCGCCATCGAACAGTTGTCCGCTCAGACACTGCCTGACTACCTGCGGGAAAATCTCTTTGAACCGCTGCACATGAGCGATTCCTGGCAGGGGATTCCGGCTGAACAGGATGACGCGATCGCTGCTTCCATCCTGCCGTGCGATTTGCCGGAATGGCAGCCTGATGCCGATGACTGGGGCTGGAACAGTCGCTATTGGCGAACACTGGGAGCTCCGTGGGGCGGCCTGATTTCGACAGCCGAAGACCTGTCCCGCTTTGCTCGCATGATGCTGCGGGAAGGAACCGGCGACGACGGAATCCAGGTTCTTCCGCCGATTGCTGTCCGCGCGGCGATGCGCGAGCAGACGCGGTTCTGCGACGAAGTGCCGGAGGCAACTCGCAATGATCGCCCGTGGGGCTATGGATGGCGAATGCAGTGGGCCAACCATCGGGCGTCGTTCGGTGACTTCGTTTCGCCGGAAACCGCTGGCCACTGGGGAGCAACCGGAACGCTGCTTTGGATCGACCCGACGACCGATAACTATGCCGTCATTCTGACCACGACGCCGTACGAACAGAGCTGTCCGTGGATTCAGCGGATCTCAAACGTCATCGCTGCTCGCGGGCACGACCAGTCGTAA